The Aminithiophilus ramosus genome contains a region encoding:
- a CDS encoding Glu/Leu/Phe/Val family dehydrogenase, with translation MSVEKRTSTNVLLDTALKNFYGAAAEMGLEDGLVEILSRSERKVCVSIPVELDDGTIRVFDGFRVLHSSALGPGKGGVRFHPDVCVDECEALAFMMTWKCSLAGIPYGGGKGGVSCDPLELSPREKERIARTFAARIEPFVGAWTDVPAPDVNTGGPEMIWFMDTISKMRGRLEPAIFTGKPISLWGSKGRTAATGLGVATCAMELLKVLGKPVKDATVAVQGFGNVGTYAAKVLSEAGAKVVGVSDITGTYFCKDGLDIAKAMAHVSNHPKKLLEGYQQAGLEKLPLADVLFLDVDVLLPCALEGAINAKNADMVKATFIVEGANGPVTPEADAVLDAKGILIVPDFLANSGGVVGSYFEWCQDLAGFFWTEEEYNERLLRIMRDNFHRVWEYSQEKSIKMRRAAFMVAIKRVADAVRMRGIFL, from the coding sequence ATGTCCGTGGAAAAGCGTACCTCGACTAACGTTCTCCTCGACACGGCTCTCAAGAATTTCTACGGCGCCGCTGCCGAAATGGGTCTGGAAGACGGGCTCGTCGAGATCCTGAGCCGGTCCGAACGGAAAGTCTGCGTCTCCATTCCCGTTGAACTCGACGACGGCACCATCCGCGTCTTCGACGGTTTCCGCGTTCTCCACTCGTCGGCTCTCGGCCCCGGCAAGGGCGGTGTCCGCTTCCACCCCGACGTCTGCGTCGATGAGTGTGAAGCCCTTGCTTTCATGATGACCTGGAAATGCTCCCTCGCCGGCATCCCCTACGGCGGAGGCAAGGGCGGCGTTTCCTGCGACCCGCTTGAGCTCTCTCCGAGGGAGAAGGAGCGCATTGCCCGCACCTTCGCCGCTCGGATCGAGCCCTTCGTCGGCGCCTGGACTGACGTGCCCGCTCCTGACGTGAACACCGGCGGACCGGAGATGATCTGGTTCATGGACACTATCAGCAAAATGCGTGGTCGCCTCGAACCGGCCATCTTCACCGGCAAGCCCATCTCCCTCTGGGGATCGAAGGGTCGCACGGCCGCCACGGGACTGGGTGTCGCCACCTGCGCCATGGAGCTTCTGAAGGTCCTGGGCAAGCCTGTCAAGGATGCGACCGTCGCCGTTCAGGGCTTCGGCAATGTCGGAACCTATGCGGCCAAGGTCCTTTCCGAGGCTGGAGCTAAGGTTGTCGGCGTCAGCGATATCACGGGTACCTACTTCTGCAAGGATGGTTTGGACATTGCCAAGGCCATGGCCCACGTGAGCAATCATCCCAAGAAACTCCTCGAGGGATACCAGCAGGCCGGTCTGGAGAAGTTGCCTCTGGCCGATGTCCTTTTCCTCGACGTCGATGTCCTGTTGCCCTGCGCTCTCGAGGGCGCCATCAACGCTAAGAATGCCGACATGGTCAAGGCCACTTTTATCGTCGAAGGCGCTAACGGCCCCGTCACGCCTGAGGCCGATGCCGTTCTCGATGCCAAGGGAATTCTGATCGTTCCTGACTTCCTCGCCAACAGCGGCGGTGTCGTGGGCTCCTACTTCGAGTGGTGCCAGGACCTTGCCGGCTTCTTCTGGACTGAGGAGGAGTACAACGAGAGACTCCTGCGGATCATGCGCGACAATTTCCACCGCGTCTGGGAGTACTCTCAGGAGAAGAGCATCAAGATGCGTCGTGCCGCTTTCATGGTCGCCATCAAGCGCGTTGCCGACGCTGTCCGCATGCGCGGCATCTTCCTCTAG
- the rlmD gene encoding 23S rRNA (uracil(1939)-C(5))-methyltransferase RlmD, translating to MPLQGETRLLRARGVNSEGDGLCDCDDGLVVFVPMMLPGEEALVRLVKVKRSYGIGKVLESKAVSPERVTPFCPWFGKCGGCRLQHGSYSLQLEIKEGLLLDAMMRLGGFLRENIPLRPCVPSPRQRHYRNKASFPIQSFRGVVTPGFFQRDSHHLIPVDRCPLIDPSLEELMKVFRETLPTLSLRAYDERSQRGSLRHVLLRKGSHSGQGAVLLVLKERPSSALFDELRVFARKTRARFPLFSSWAINIHPDPGNVIIGSRTLPLSGAPYIEERLGKYVFRMDLTAFFQVNSSQAENLYESVKASLGQEEKGDILELYSGVGSLTAYLASTGRRVTAVESWEPSSRSLEHNMKSNAVKNVSVFRGRAEDYCSTGVLPPFRTVVLDPPRSGSTPEVIAAISRLSPLEILYISCNPATLARDLRSFVDTGYRLISLTPFDLFPQTAHVETLAILKRTR from the coding sequence ATGCCCCTTCAGGGAGAAACGCGGCTGCTCCGTGCCCGTGGCGTCAACAGCGAAGGCGACGGGCTCTGTGATTGCGACGATGGCCTGGTCGTCTTTGTCCCCATGATGTTGCCGGGAGAGGAAGCTCTCGTGCGCCTTGTCAAGGTCAAGCGCTCCTATGGAATCGGCAAGGTGCTGGAATCGAAGGCCGTCAGTCCAGAGCGGGTCACGCCCTTCTGTCCCTGGTTTGGCAAATGCGGAGGCTGTCGCCTCCAGCACGGAAGCTATTCCCTTCAGCTTGAGATCAAAGAGGGTTTGCTTCTGGATGCCATGATGCGTCTGGGCGGGTTCCTACGGGAAAACATCCCCCTCCGCCCCTGTGTCCCCTCTCCCCGGCAGAGACACTACAGAAACAAGGCCTCTTTCCCGATCCAATCCTTCCGAGGTGTCGTCACCCCCGGTTTTTTCCAGAGAGACAGTCATCACCTGATTCCCGTAGACCGTTGTCCCCTGATAGACCCCTCGCTGGAAGAGCTGATGAAGGTCTTTCGTGAAACGCTGCCGACTCTTTCCCTTCGTGCTTACGATGAACGCAGCCAAAGGGGGAGTCTCCGTCACGTCCTTCTTCGCAAAGGCAGTCATTCCGGCCAGGGAGCGGTCCTGCTCGTCCTTAAAGAGCGGCCTTCGTCGGCCCTTTTCGACGAACTACGCGTCTTTGCGAGGAAAACGCGGGCCCGCTTCCCCCTTTTTTCCTCCTGGGCGATCAACATCCATCCCGATCCTGGCAACGTCATCATTGGTTCCAGAACGTTGCCTCTCTCCGGAGCTCCCTACATAGAGGAACGATTGGGGAAATACGTCTTTCGCATGGACCTGACGGCCTTTTTCCAGGTCAATTCCTCTCAGGCCGAAAATCTTTATGAAAGCGTGAAGGCCTCCCTGGGACAGGAGGAAAAAGGCGATATCCTAGAGCTCTACAGCGGCGTCGGCAGCCTCACGGCCTATCTGGCCTCGACTGGACGCCGCGTAACTGCCGTCGAATCATGGGAGCCATCGTCGCGCAGTCTGGAACATAACATGAAAAGCAATGCCGTGAAAAACGTCTCCGTCTTCAGAGGCAGGGCTGAGGACTACTGTTCGACAGGTGTACTTCCTCCCTTCCGAACGGTCGTTCTCGATCCTCCCCGGAGCGGCAGTACTCCCGAAGTGATCGCTGCCATCAGTCGCCTTTCCCCGCTGGAGATTCTCTATATCTCTTGCAATCCGGCGACTCTTGCCCGAGACCTCCGAAGCTTCGTCGATACCGGCTATCGGCTGATCTCTCTGACCCCCTTCGATCTTTTTCCTCAGACGGCTCATGTCGAAACCCTCGCAATCCTGAAACGGACCCGGTGA
- a CDS encoding SPFH domain-containing protein — MSFNVADEIRSAEEEARQILSTAKAEAAKVLAEARATAEKTIQEAKQHSHRKMTEEVQRLEADAELKATEMIDKGKQDARAFVESHQARVEAVSVWIGDEVVKRYGDSIL; from the coding sequence ATGAGTTTCAATGTAGCAGACGAGATCCGTTCAGCCGAGGAAGAAGCCCGACAGATTCTCTCTACGGCCAAGGCGGAAGCGGCGAAAGTCCTTGCGGAGGCCAGAGCCACGGCGGAGAAGACGATACAGGAGGCCAAACAGCACTCGCACAGAAAGATGACCGAGGAAGTTCAGCGCTTGGAAGCGGATGCAGAGTTGAAAGCGACAGAAATGATTGATAAGGGAAAGCAGGATGCCAGGGCTTTCGTAGAATCCCACCAGGCCCGAGTAGAGGCGGTTTCCGTCTGGATCGGTGATGAGGTGGTGAAGCGATATGGCGATAGCATCCTTTAA
- a CDS encoding V-type ATP synthase subunit I, translating to MAIASFKRVDIVAHKSVTEDLVAELQQMGFCEQIKEVNDQSIETTKKDLQENDFENVQAEIKFLLRFLEPKYKDDGGIGKMLSPKPKYKLNELQCLFNNNMIPALSEEIRKMEKESSNLRSKETFLKTTRDVLVNFSGMSFPLAFFSQGTAKVHGILGSVATSQFVGLKDFVASLDSDLVDFYSSESKKNDKETYLAIVYSKEIEREILDACAQFGLSRIDLDESLVDFPEKEKKMIARSLEIIEKQNIQAEDRAVSLADKWVPKLRLLSDYLSVLADRFEVVKGAGSTEKIVFLSFWIPEKSILSFKNKIKRFENLIDYRISDPDKTDKPPVLLDNSGFFGAYEPLTSLYGAPAYGSIDPTSLMAPFFFVFFGMCLGDGGYGLLLAFVFFGAIKKYHMVGDSRRFFSILGLGGISTIFMGMVTGSWLGDMIDVFPFLAFLAPIKNAPAFLDPLNDPITFLIISLALGVIQILYGLSVALIHNFKKGDKVAAFADQGGWIALLVGILLYAGGLSGFLGGTLASLGKVLGWGGVVILVATQGRHKPTIVGKIVSGVLSLYNLTSYLGDVLSYSRLLALGLASSAVAMIINMLSDLVGGVPYVGWIFGALIFVGGHLFNLAINVLGAFVHSLRLQYVEFFSKFYVSGGRTFDPLRYRTDHVTICEGAE from the coding sequence ATGGCGATAGCATCCTTTAAAAGGGTTGATATTGTTGCTCATAAATCCGTTACAGAAGATTTGGTTGCAGAATTGCAGCAAATGGGTTTTTGTGAACAAATCAAAGAGGTAAATGACCAATCAATAGAGACAACAAAAAAAGACCTTCAGGAAAATGACTTCGAAAATGTCCAGGCCGAAATTAAATTTCTTCTCAGATTTTTGGAGCCAAAGTACAAAGACGATGGCGGGATAGGAAAGATGCTATCCCCAAAACCCAAATATAAATTAAATGAGCTGCAGTGTCTTTTTAACAACAACATGATTCCTGCTCTATCTGAAGAAATAAGGAAAATGGAAAAAGAGTCTTCTAATTTAAGGTCAAAAGAAACTTTCTTGAAGACGACAAGAGATGTTTTGGTTAATTTTAGTGGCATGAGCTTCCCCCTTGCTTTTTTTAGTCAAGGTACAGCTAAGGTTCATGGAATACTTGGATCTGTAGCTACATCTCAATTTGTTGGACTTAAAGATTTTGTGGCTTCACTAGATAGTGATTTAGTGGATTTTTATTCTAGTGAATCTAAAAAAAACGACAAAGAAACATATTTGGCTATAGTGTATAGCAAAGAAATAGAAAGAGAGATTTTGGACGCTTGCGCTCAATTTGGTTTATCTAGGATAGATCTTGACGAGAGTTTGGTGGATTTCCCAGAAAAAGAAAAAAAAATGATCGCTAGGTCTTTAGAAATTATTGAAAAACAAAATATTCAAGCGGAAGATAGAGCTGTATCGCTTGCTGACAAATGGGTGCCTAAGCTTCGCTTGCTTTCTGATTATCTTTCAGTTTTAGCTGATCGCTTTGAGGTTGTCAAAGGGGCCGGATCTACTGAGAAGATCGTTTTTTTAAGTTTTTGGATTCCAGAAAAGAGCATTCTAAGCTTTAAAAATAAAATAAAGCGGTTTGAAAATTTAATAGACTATAGAATATCGGATCCGGATAAAACGGACAAACCACCTGTTCTTTTGGATAATAGTGGTTTTTTTGGGGCCTATGAGCCATTGACTAGTCTCTATGGGGCTCCGGCCTACGGATCTATCGACCCAACTTCGTTAATGGCTCCTTTTTTCTTTGTTTTTTTTGGAATGTGTTTAGGGGACGGCGGTTATGGTCTCCTTCTCGCATTTGTGTTTTTCGGTGCCATTAAAAAGTATCACATGGTCGGAGATTCCAGGCGTTTTTTCTCTATTTTGGGATTGGGTGGAATTTCCACCATTTTTATGGGTATGGTTACTGGCTCATGGCTTGGGGATATGATTGATGTGTTCCCTTTTCTAGCTTTTTTGGCCCCCATAAAGAATGCTCCTGCGTTCCTTGATCCCCTGAATGATCCGATTACATTTTTGATTATATCTCTTGCTTTGGGTGTAATCCAAATTTTGTATGGACTTTCTGTTGCGCTGATTCATAACTTCAAAAAAGGCGATAAAGTGGCAGCTTTTGCTGATCAAGGTGGATGGATTGCTCTTTTAGTGGGTATACTTCTTTACGCTGGTGGATTGAGTGGCTTCTTGGGTGGGACCCTCGCTTCGCTGGGCAAAGTGCTTGGTTGGGGCGGCGTGGTGATCCTGGTCGCGACTCAGGGAAGGCACAAGCCGACGATCGTGGGTAAAATCGTTTCGGGAGTGCTCAGCCTCTACAACCTGACATCCTATCTCGGCGATGTCCTCAGTTACAGTCGTCTTCTCGCTCTCGGTCTTGCGTCGTCCGCCGTTGCCATGATCATCAACATGTTGTCTGATCTTGTTGGCGGTGTTCCTTACGTGGGTTGGATCTTTGGGGCTCTTATTTTCGTCGGTGGCCACCTCTTCAATTTGGCCATCAATGTCCTGGGAGCCTTTGTCCACTCGCTCCGCCTTCAGTACGTCGAGTTTTTCAGCAAGTTCTATGTCTCTGGAGGGCGCACCTTCGACCCTCTCCGCTATCGGACCGATCACGTCACCATCTGTGAAGGGGCAGAGTAG
- a CDS encoding V-type ATP synthase subunit K: MEYLGIALVVCGAALAAGFAGVGSAIGVGIAGQCGAGVMTEDPGKFGLVLLLQALPGTQGIYGLLIAFVAILKIGLLGGGEGVSVGIYQGLGILFACLPIAIVGYFSAIAQGKTSAACIQMIAKRPEETGKAVILPAMVETYAVLALLLSIILLNGIQL; this comes from the coding sequence ATGGAGTATCTGGGAATTGCTCTGGTCGTCTGTGGGGCAGCGCTTGCTGCGGGTTTTGCCGGCGTCGGGTCGGCCATTGGAGTCGGTATCGCGGGACAGTGTGGTGCCGGCGTCATGACAGAAGATCCCGGTAAGTTCGGTCTCGTCCTTCTCCTGCAGGCTCTTCCCGGCACGCAGGGAATCTATGGTCTGCTCATCGCGTTTGTCGCCATCCTCAAGATCGGTCTCCTCGGTGGTGGCGAAGGCGTTAGCGTCGGCATCTATCAGGGCCTGGGCATTCTTTTTGCCTGTCTTCCCATCGCCATTGTGGGCTATTTCTCCGCCATTGCCCAGGGCAAAACATCGGCGGCCTGTATTCAGATGATTGCCAAGAGGCCCGAAGAGACGGGGAAGGCTGTCATTCTTCCCGCCATGGTCGAGACTTACGCCGTTCTCGCTCTTCTCCTGAGCATCATTCTTCTCAACGGCATTCAGCTCTAG